AAGCGCTTGATGTGGGACTCGCGCTCGGTGTCGCTCGATCCGAAGGGGATGAGGTCGTCGTCGTGGAAGGTGACTCCGTGGGCCCCGAGCTCGGCGAGGCGCTGCACGGACTCGACCGGGTCCAGGGCGCGGCGGGTCGCGTCCCCGAAGGGGTCCCGTCCCTGCCAGCCGACGGTCCACAGGCCGAAGGTGAACCTGTCCTCGGGGGTGGGCTGGTAGTTCATGCCACGGCTCCTTGCTTGCTGGGACTATTCGTCATGGCGCTTTACAAATTAGTATGCGATCGCAGCTCTGGGAAGACACCCGGGGGTGCCGTCTCCGGTACAGGGGTCCGGAGACGCCGGACATCCCCCGGGCCGACACCGGTCCGGGGCACCTTGACAGCCAGGTCAGGTCAGGTCGGATCCCGCGAGCCGCGGGAAGAGGGAGAGCCCGATGTCAGCAGCCGAAGGACCGCTCGTCGTCGGTGTGGACACATCCACCCAGTCCACCAAGGCGCTGGTCGTCGACGCGTCGACCGGACGGGTGGTGGCGAGCGGCCAGGCGCCGCACACCGTCTCCTCCGGTGCGGGCCGTGAGAGCGACCCGCGTCAGTGGTGGGAGGCGCTGGGCGAGGCGCTGCGCCAGTGCGGGGACGCGGCCCGCGAGGCCGCCGCCGTGTCGATCGGCGGGCAGCAGCACGGCCTGGTGACACTGGACGCCCGGGGCGAGCCGGTGCGTCCGGCGCTGCTGTGGAACGACGTGCGCTCGGCGGCCCAGGCCGGCCGCCTGGTGGAAGAGCTCGGCGGCCCCAAGGCCTGGGCCGAGCGCACGGGCAGCGTGCCCGGCGCCTCGTTCACCGTCACCAAGTGGGCCTGGCTCGCGGAGCACGAGCCGGAGGCGGCCGCCGCCACCGCGGCGGTGCGGCTGCCGCACGACTACCTCACCGAGCGCCTCACGGGCGAGGGCACCACCGACCGCGGCGACGCCTCCGGCACGGGCTGGTGGGCGTCGGCGACGGAGGACTACGACGAGGAGATCCTCGCGCGCGTGGGGCTCGACCCGGCGCTGCTGCCCCGCGTGGTGCGTCCCGGCGAGGTGGCCGGCACCGTGCGTGACGGCCACGACCTGCCGTTCGCCAAGGGCACCCTGGTGGCCTGCGGCACCGGCGACAACGCGGCGGCCGCGCTGGGCCTCGGCCTGCGGCCCGGCACCCCGGTGCTGAGCCTGGGCACCTCCGGAACCGTGTACGCCGTCTCCACGCGCCGTCCGGCCGACCCGACCGGCACGGTGGCGGGGTTCGCCGACGCCCGCGGCGACTGGCTGCCGCTGGCCTGCACGCTGAACTGCACCCTCGCCGTGGACCGGATCGCGGCCCTGCTCGGCCTGGACCGCGAGGCCGTCGAGCCCGGCACCGGCGTCACCCTGCTGCCCTACCTGGACGGCGAGCGCACCCCCGCGCTCCCCCACGCCTCCGGGCTGCTGCACGGGCTGCGGCACGACACGACGCCCGGGCAGCTGCTCCAGGCGGCCTACGACGGCGCCGTCCACGCGCTCCTCGGCGCGCTGGACCTGGTCCTGGACGACGACGCCGACCGCGACGCCCCGCTGCTCCTCATCGGCGGCGGCGCCCGGGGCACGGCGTGGCAGCAGACGGTACGCCGGCTGTCGGGCCGTCCGGTCCAGGTGCCCGAGGCCAGGGAACTGGTGGCGCTCGGCGCCGCCGCCCAGGCGGCCGGGCTGCTGACCGGCGAGGACCCGGCGGCCGTCGCCCGGCGCTGGGACACCGCCCGGGGGCCCGTTCTAAAGTCCGTGGAGCGGGACGAGGCGACGATGGAGCGGATCACCGGGGTACTCTCCGACGCGGCTCCGCTGCTGGAGAAGGAGTCGCGCTGAACGACCGGGGCGCGTACCCGTCCGGCGCCGTGCGGTCCGGACGGGCGGCCGTGCCGTGCGGTGCGGCGACCGCCGTCGGACCGGCGGTGCGCGCGCGGGAGGGGCCGGGCGTGAGCGTGACCGGCAGACCGACGAAGTGACGAGGGAGGCATGACCGCACCGCTGCACGAGGCCCATCCGACCAGTCCCGGCCGTCGGCTGCCGGACACGCAGGCGGGCATGCGCCGGCGCAATCTGGCGCGCGTGATGCACACCGTGAGCGCGGAGGGACCGCTGTCGCGCGCCGCCGTCGCCTCGCGCATCGGTCTGACCCGCGCGGCCGTGTCCACGCTCGTCGACGAGCTCATCAGGACCGGACTGCTGGAGGAGCTGGGTCCCGAACGCCCCGGCCGGGTGGGCCGTCCGGGCTCCGCCCTGGCGGTCAGCGGACGCGGTCCGGCCGGCATCGGCGCGGAGATCGGCGTCGACCACCTCGCGGTGTGCGCGGTGGACCTGCGCGGCGAGGTGCGGGCCCGGGCGATACGTCACGGCACCAACCGCGGCCGTCCCGCGGAGCCGGTGCTCGGCGAACTGACCGCGCTGGTGCGGCAGGTTGTGGCGCAGGCCGAGACGGAGGGGCTGTGGGCGGCGGGACTCGCGGTCGCCGTGCCGGGTCTGGTCGCCCCCGACGCCCGTACCGTCGTCCGGGCCCCCAACCTGGGCTGGCGGGAGCTCGATCTCGGTCCGCTGCTGCCCGCCGGGCTGCCGCTGACCGTGGACAACGAGGCCAACTTCGGCAGTCTGGCGGAGCTCTGGCTCGGGGAGGGCACGCCCCGCGACTTCCTGCACGTGTCCGCCGAGATCGGTATCGGTGGCGCGGTGGTCGTGGACGGGCGGCTGCTGCGGGGCACGCGCGGGTTCGCCGGGGAGCTGGGGCATGTGCCGGTGCGGCCGGAGGGGCCCGCCTGTGTCTGCGGCGGGCGCGGCTGTCTGGAGCAGTACGCGGGTGAGGAGGCGGTGCTGCGGGCGGCCGGGCTGGAGCCGCGGGAGGACCGGGTCGGGCTGCTGGGCGAGCGTGCGGCCGCGGGGGACGCCGCCGTACGGCGGGCGCTGCGCGGGGCGGGTACCGCGCTCGGCATCGCGCTGACCGGCGCGGTCAATCTGCTCGACCCGCGGACGGTCGTGCTGGGCGGGGCGCTGTCCCATCTCGCGCCCTGGCTGCTGCCCTCGCTGGAGCGGGAACTGGACCGCCGCACGGCGGGATCCGCGTGCCCGGTGGCCGTCTCCCGGCTCGGCCCGCAGGGCCCTCTGCTCGGGGCGGCGCACTCGGTGGCCAGGGCGGTCCTCGACGACCCGGCGGCGGTGGCGGAACGCGGGTAGGCACACGCCAAAGGCACCGGCTGTGCGCCTCGTTCACTCGTGTGAGTGGCGGAGTTATCCACAATTCGCGGGTTGTCCACCGATTCCCGTGCCGTTCCCCTGTCCTCCCGGGAAGCGCCGTACCGTGATGTCACGCGAGGCGCCCGGGCCCGGCAGGGAACCGGTCGGGCGGGCCTCGCTCCCGCATCCTTCGCCCCTCACGGAAAGGGACCCGACCATGGAACGAGGCCTTCCGCTCGTCGGCAGGCGGCTCTTACTGAAGAGCGCCGCGCTCGCCGCCGTCTCCTGTCCGCTGCTCCCCGCGCCGCCGGCGGGCGCACGCGTCCGGACCGTCGACTACCCGGACGCCGAATGGGTTCCCGCGAGCACCTCCAACTACACCGCGTCCGGCCGTCCGACGAGTTACCCGGTCGACCACGTCGTCATCCATGTGACCCAGGAGACCTACGCCGACACGCTGAAGATCTTCCAGAACCCGCAGAAGCAGGTGTCCGCGCACTATGTCGTGCGGTCGGCCGACGGACACGTGGCGCAGTGCGTACGGGAGCACGACATCGCCTGGCACGCGGGGAACTGGGACTACAACACCCGCAGCATCGGCATCGAGCACGAGGGCTGGGTGGACCAGCCGGCGTACTTCACCGACGCCCTGTACGAGGAGTCGGCGCGCCTCACGGCCGCGCTGTGCGACACGTACGGCGTCCCGAGGGACCGCTCGCACATCATCGGACACTACGAGGTGCCCGGCACCGACCACACCGATCCCGGACCGCACTGGGACTGGACGCGCTACATAAGACTCGTCAACAACGCCTGACACCCGTCGTCCACCCGGCGGGGCCGGATCCCGCCCGTTCGGACGGATGCGCGTCGAAACGGTTGTCGGGGTCCGGTCGGGGAGTGACGATGTGCCCAGCCGCACCGTCCCGTTGTCTCCCCGCACCACGCCGTACCGCCGCGCATCGCCCTCCGGGAGGCCGAGTTGACCGATCCCTGGGTGGCCCTGGAACCGGGTGCCGACCCCGTCGAGCGGGTCCGGGCGCTGCGCCGGGCCCATGAGACGTTCACGCGGGCCGGCACGGTGCCGCAGCCGGTGCGGTCCGTGGTGGCCGACTCGTGGCGGCGCTCGGCGCGGGCCGGGGTGGGGCCGGACGGCACGGCGGACGTGGAGCTGTCCGGAACGGACCTCGGGGCGTACCGCGCGGAGCATCCGCTGGCGGTGGTGATGCCACTGATCCGGGAACTGCTGGGGTCGTTCGCGGCGGACGGCGAGCACTTGCTGGCGGTGTGCGACGCGCAGGGCAGACTGCTGTGGGTCGAGGGGCACCCTGTGACGCGGCGGCGGGCGGACCGGATGAACTTCGTCCCGGGTGCCCGCTGGGCGGAGAGCGCGGTCGGCACCAACGCACCGGGGACGGCGGTGGCCGTCGACCGGCCGGTGCAGGTGTTCGCGGCCGAGCACTTCAGCCGGCGGGTGCAGCCGTGGACGTGCGCGGCGGCGCCGGTGCACGATCCACGGACGGGGCGGGTGCTCGGCGCGGTCGACATCACCGGTGGGGACGGGCTGGCGCATCCGCACAGCCTGGGCTTCGTACAGGCGGTGGCCCGGGCGGCGGAGTCGCAGTTGTCGCTGCTCCAGCCGCCGGGACCGGCCGCCGGCACGGCCGAGTTGTCGGCGCTGGGCCGGGACGAGGCGCGGTTGCGGGTACGCGGGCGGACGCTGCGGCTCAGCCGGCGGCACAGCGAGATCGTGCTGCTGCTTGCCCGGCATCCGGAGGGGCTGAGCGGCGACGAGCTGCTGTGCGCGCTGTACGAGGACGAGTCGGTGACGCCGGTGACCCTGCGCGCCGAACTGGCCCGGCTGCGCCGGATCCTGGGACCGGGGCTGCTGGCCTCGCGTCCGTACCGGCTGACGGCGGCGGTCGAGTCCGACGTCACCGTCGTGGAGCGCCGGTTGGAGACGGGAGCGGTGGCCGGTGCGGTGCTGGCCTACGTCGGCCCGCTGCTGCCCGCCTCGCAGGCACCGGCGGTGGTCCGGCTGCGGCGCCGGCTCGCCGACGGGCTGCGCACGGCGCTGCTGGCCCGGCGCGACCCGGACCTGCTCGCCGGCTGGGCCCACGCCGCGTGGGGCGAGGACGACCTGGAGATCTGGCGCGCACTGGCCACGCTGCGCCCGACCCCGACGGTCCGCGCCCATCTCCACCAACTGGAGACGGAACTGGCGGTGCCGGGGGGTTGGGGCGGGGTGGGGATGGGGTGAGGGGGCGGGGAGGGGGAAGCCCCCCAGGGAGGAAGCCCCCCGGGGAAGGAGCCCCCCGGCCCTCGGCCACACCCCAAAGCCGCGCCCGGCGTCAGGATCCCGGCACCATGGCACGGTGGCCGATCTGCTGTGGGACGACGTCAAAGGCTTCTTCGATCCGGAGGTGATGGGAGCGCTGCCGGACATCCGTGTGCCCGGCACGTCGGTGGAGGACTGGCAGGCGGTTCTCGACCTGGTGGCGGAGCGGGGCTGGCAGTGCGAGTACGTCGAAGGTGAGACAGTCCTCCCCGTGCCTCCGGCAGGGGTCGTGCTGTCGCGGCCGCCGGATGCCGAGTGCCCGAGCCTGCGGGTCCGGCCGGACACCGCTGTCCTGGCGATCTTCCGGTTCGGTTCCGACGACGAGATCGACTTCGACGTCGATCTGCGGGAACTGCAGGGCCAGGCGCGACTCGATGTGTTCTGCGGCTTCGTGCGCGAGATCGGACGGCGGCTGGGCAAGCCGGTGTTCATGGACCCGGAGGGCGACCACGGCCATCCGGTGCTGGGCTTCGATGTCGGAGCCGATCGGGTCGTCCTCCTCGCGCAGCCACCCGTCCGATGACAAGGGGACGGCGGCCACACCGCGCGAGAGGTGCCGCAGCGGTGCGTCCCGCAACCTCCCTGCAACCCCCCTCCTCCTAGTCTCCGGTCGGGAGCTGCCCGGTGGTGGGTGGTGGTTGGTTCGGGAGGGTGAGGGGTATGACGCGTTACGCGGCGCCGGGGAGCGAGGGGGCGGTCGTCTCCTACCAGGCGCGGTACGACCACTTCATCGGCGGCGAGTACGTGCCGCCGGCCCGGGGGCAGTACTTCGAGAACCCGAGTCCGGTGAACGGGCAGCCGTTCACGGAGATCGCGCGGGGCACCGCCGAGGACGTCGAGCGTGCCCTGGACGCCGCGCACGCGGCGGCGCCCTCCTGGGGGCGCACGTCCGTGGCCGCGCGGGCGGAGGTCCTGCTGCGGATCGCCGACCGGATGGAGGCGAACCTGGAGCGGCTGGCCGTCGCGGAGAGCTGGGAGAACGGCAAGCCGGTGCGGGAGACGCTGGCCGCGGACATTCCGCTGGCCATCGACCACTTCCGCTACTTCGCGGGCGCGCTGCGGGCGCAGGAGGGCTCGCTCGGGGAGATCGACGACGACACGGTGGCGTACCACTTCCACGAGCCGCTGGGCGTGGTCGCCCAGATCATCCCGTGGAACTTCCCGATCCTGATGGCGACCTGGAAGCTGGCGCCGGCGCTGGCCGCGGGCAACGCGGTGGTGCTGAAGCCCGCCGAGCAGACCCCGGCGTCGATCCACTACTGGCTGAGCCTGGTCTCCGACCTGCTGCCGCCAGGTGTGGTGAACGTCGTCAACGGCTTCGGGGTCGAGGCGGGCAAACCGCTGGCGTCCAGTCCGCGGGTGGCGAAGGTGGCGTTCACCGGTGAGACGACGACCGGCCGGCTGATCATGCAGTACGCCTCGGAGAACATCACCCCCGTCACGCTCGAGCTGGGCGGCAAGTCGCCGAACCTCTTCTTCGACGACGTGTCGTCCGCGCGGGACGACTTCCTCGACAAGGCGCTCGAGGGCTTCACGATGTTCGCGCTCAACCAGGGCGAGGTGTGCACCTGCCCGTCGCGCGCGCTGGTGCAGCGCGGTCACTACGCCGAGTTCATGGAGGCGGCGGTGGCCCGCACCGAGCGGATCGTCACCGGGCATCCGCTGGACACCGACACGATGATCGGCGCGCAGGCCTCCAACGACCAGCTGGAGAAGATCCTCTCCTACCTGGACATCGGCCGGCAGGAGGGCGCCCGTGTCCTGACCGGCGGGGAACGCATCGAGTACGACGGCGAGTTGAAGGGCGGCTACTACGTCCAGCCGACGATCTTCGAGGGTGACAACCGGATGCGGATCTTCCAGGAGGAGATCTTCGGTCCGGTGGTGTCGGTGACGTCCTTCGACGACCTCGACGACGCGATCAAGATCGCCAACGACACGCTGTACGGGCTGGGCGCGGGCGTGTGGACCCGGGACATGAACACGGCGTACCGGGCGGGCCGCGCCATCCAGGCGGGCCGGGTGTGGACCAACTGCTACCACGCGTACCCGGCGCACGCGGCGTTCGGCGGCTACAAGGGTTCCGGCATCGGCCGCGAGACGCACAAGATGATGCTGGAGCACTACCAGCAGACGAAGAATCTCCTGGTCTCCTACTCGCCGAAGAAGCTCGGCTTCTTCTAGAGGAGAAGAGGGCTGGAGGGGAAGAAGTACCCCCTCACCCCCGCGGCGCCCCCGTGGACGCCCGTACCACCAGTGCGGTGGCGAGTTCGACGTGGTGGGACTCGATCTTCTCGCCGTTGGCCAGGCGGAGGGCGGTGCGCAGGGCCGCGCCGCCCATCTCGCGCAGGGGCTGGCGCACGGTGGTCAGCGGGGGTGAGGCCATCTGGGCGAGGCTGGTGTCGTCGAAGCCGACCACGCTCAGGTCCTCGGGGACGCGCAGTCCCCGCGCGCGGGCGGCCTCGACGGCGCCGACGGCGATCTCGTCGTTGCCCGCGAAGATCGCCGTTGGGGGTTGCGGCAGGTCGAGGAGCGCGCCGGCGCCGAGCAGTCCGGTCTCGTAGGTGAATTCGCCGGGCCGGACGTAGGCGTCCGGTACCGGCGCCCCTTCCGCCTCCATGGCGGCGCGGTAGCCGTGCATGCGTGCCTGGTTGCACACGGCCAGGGCGGGCCCGCCGAGGTAGGCGATGCGGCGGTGCCCCAGGGAGAGCAGGTGCCGGGTCGCGGCCAGGCCGCCGGCGAAGTTGGTCGCGCCGACGCTGTTGACCCGGCTGTCCGGCAGGTGCAGGGGGTCGAGGACGACCAGTGGCAGCCCGGACCTGGCCAGTTCGTTCAGGTGTGCCGCGGTGTGCACGCTGGTGACCGCGATCAGGGCGCGGCGCCCGGCCGAGACCAGGTCCCGGGCCCAGTGCGGGGCGAGGGTGGCCTTGCTGATCACCACCGAGGCGCCCAGTTCGGCCGCGGCGTCGACGATGCCTTCCAGTGTCTCGGCCACGTACGCCTTGAGACCGCCCTGAAACTGCACCTCGATGGTCGGGCTCTCGACGGCCTCGGTGTGGCGGAAGACAGGTGCGAGGTAGTCGTGCAGGTGCAGCAGTTCCTGCACCCGGGTGCGGGTGCCCGGCGCCACGTCACCGCGGCCGTTGACCACTTTGGACACGGTCGCCACGGACACTCCGGCCGCTTGGGCGATGTCCGCCAACGTGGTGCGCCTGGCGTTCGGTCGCATCGGTTCCTCTCAGCATCGGGTCCACCGGAGCGGTGTGAGCCGCGGTTCGCGCGGGTGGAGCCGGTCAACGGTACGGCAATCCGGCGCCCCGCCCGTCCGGGGACGGCACCCCGCCCGTCCGGGGACGATCCACCACCCCGCCCGCCCGGACGCGGTCCGGTACGGGCGGCGGCGGGCCGTGCCGGGTCGTCGCGGCATGACCTGCACCGACGGCGCGTCGGCCCCAGCCCGCCCGTCGGCCTGCCTTTCGCCAAGTCCTTTCGAAACAGTTTCGGGCCCTGCCCAGAATACTCGTACGTCACCCCGGCCCGGCACCGCGAGTCCGAACTCCACTCTGAGAACGCCTCTGCACATACCTTGACAGGGCTTCGGCCCGGTACCTAATTTGCGTGCACCGAGTTCGCGGACACGTTCGACGATTGCTGTTTCGAAAAGTTTTCGACACGACTCCCCGAGTAACCGACGACTCACGAGCAGCCGACGGCTCACCAGCGGCCGACGGCCCTCGAGTGCGGAGAAGCACATGGCGAACCCCCTCTCTCGACGTACCCTCCTCGGCATGGCGGCCGCCGTCCCGGTCTCCGCGGCGCTGTCGGCGTGCGGCTCGTCGGGTCCCGGCAAGAGCGACAAGGCCTCGTACTGGTACCTCAGCGGCCAGCCCCAGGAAGGCGTCAGGACGAAGGCCCTGGACGCGTTCAACGAGGCCCACTCCGACGAGCGGATCAAGGGCACCACCTTCCAGAACGACGCCTACAAGACGAAGATCAAGACGGCCATCGGCGCCGGCGAGGCGCCCACGCTCATCTGGGGCTGGGGCGGCGGCACGCTGCGCAGCTATGTGAAGGCGGGGCAGGTCGAGGACCTCACGTCGTGGTTCGGCGACCACCCGGAGGTCAAGAAGCGGCTGTTCCCGACCGCGTTCGGCCCGGCCACGATCGACGGCAGGATCTACGCGATGCCGTGCGAGACGGTGCAGCCGATCGTCCTCTACTACAACAAGAAGGTCTTCGAGAAGGTCGGCGTCGAGCCCCCGCAGTCCTGGGGCGACATCATGGACCTGGTTCCCAAGTTCAACGCGAAGAACATCGCGCCCTTCTCCCTGGGCGGCCAGTCCCGGTGGACGAACATGATGTGGCTGGAGTTCCTCTTCGACCGCATCGGCGGTCCCGAGGTGTTCCAGGCCGTCTTCGACGGTGAGAAGGACGCCTGGTCCAACCCGGCGGCCCTGGACGCGCTCGGCAAGGTGCAGGAGCTGATCAAGGCGGACGGCTTCGTCAAGGGCTTCTCCTCGATCACCGCGGACTCCAACGCCGACCAGGCGCTGCTCTACTCCGGCAGGGCCGCGATGATGCTGCACGGTTCCTGGTCGTACGGCATCCAGAAGGCCGACGGCGGGCGCTTCGTCGCCGACGACGGGCTCGGCTTCATGAACTTCCCGCCCGTCGACGGCGGCAAGGGCGATCCGAGTGACACCGTCGGCAACCCCGGCCAGTATCTGTACATCTCGTCCAAGGCAAGCGCCGAGCAGAAGAAGATCGCCAAGGACTACTTCACCAAGGGTGTCCTCCAGCCGGCCGAGGTGAAGAACTGGATCGGCACCGGCGCGGTCCCGCTGCTGCTCGGCACCGAGAAGCAGCTGGCGGCCTCCGACGACGCCGAGTTCCTGAATTTCACCTACGACGTCGCCAGCAAGGCCAAGACGTTCGCCCAGTCCTGGGACCAGGCGCTCAGTCCGACGGCCGCGGAGACGCTGCTGGACAACATCGCCAAGCTGTTCCAGCGGTCCATCTCGCCGAAGACCTTCGCCGCCAACATGAACGCGGTCATCGGCAAATGAGCGTACTGACCGGTCCTCCGCGGCGTCGCGAGCCGAGCGGCATCCTGCCGTGGCTCGCGGCGCCGGCGCTGGTGTTCTTCGTCGGTTTCGCCGTGATCCCGCTCCTCGGTGTCTTCGCGCTCAGCTTCGCCAACTGGGACGGGATCGGCAGCATCCATCCCTCGGGGCTGACCAACTGGCGCGCGGTGCTCACCAACCCCGGGCTGCCGCACGCCCTCTGGGTCACGTTCCTGGTCATGGCCGTGTCCTGGGCGGTGCAGACGCCGCTGAGCGTGCTGCTCGGCGCGTTCCTGGCCGGCAGTCAGCGCTACCGTGCGGTGCTGGGCGTGGTGTACTTCGTGCCGCTGCTGCTCAGCTCGGCGGCCATCGCGCTGACGTACAAGGCACTCCTTGACCCCAACTTCGGGATCGGTCACGGGCTGGGGATCGGCTTCCTCAGCCAGGACTGGCTGGGCCGGCCGTGGCTCGCCTTCGGCCTGGTGATCTTCGTCGTCTCCTGGCAGTTCATCCCGTTCCACTCGCTGCTGTACCAGGGCGCGGTCCGGCAGATCCCGCAGTCGCTGTACGAGGCGGCGCAGCTGGACGGCGCCGGTCGGGTCCGGCAGTTCTTCAGCATCACGCTGCCGCAGCTGAAGTACACCGTCATCACCTCCTCGACGCTCATGGTGGTGGGGTCGCTGACCTTCTTCGACCTGATCTTCATCCTGACCGAGGGCGGTCCCGGGGACGCGACCCGGGTCCTCGCACTGGACATGTACAAACGGGGTTTCCAGGCCAACCTGATGGGACCGGCCAGCGCCATCGCCGTCATCCTCGTCCTGGTGGGCCTGGCCCTCGCCCTGCTGCTGCGCAGGCTCGGGGGCCGGGACGCCGGTGACAGCCAACTCGAGGGGGCCTGACGTGACGACCACGCTGACCAAGCCCGAGCGGCCGGAGAAGACCGCGCAGCGCGAGGGGCGCCGCCGCTCCCGTCCGGCGGCCCGCCGGCGCAACTGGGCGGGCGGTCTGGCCGGCTGGCTCTGGTTCCTCATCGTCGCCGTGCCCCTGTACTGGGTGCTCATCACCAGTCTGAAGGAGAAGAGCGCCTACTACGCGAGCAATCCGATGGTGCCGCCGGGCGACCCCACGCTGGACAACTACCAGATGGTCATCGACTCCGACTTCCCGTCCTACTTCGTCAACAGTGTCGTGGTCGCCGTCGGCGCGGTGGTACCGGCCGTGGCGGTCTCCTTCATGGCCGCCTACGCGATCGTGCGGGGCTGGCGCTTCAGGTTTCTGCGGGCCGTCAACGGCCTGTTCCTGATGGGCCTCGCCATTCCGCTGCAGGCGACGGTCATCCCGGTGTACCTGATCATCATCAAGCTGCATCTGTACGACAGTCTGCTGGCGCTGATCCTGCCGTCGATCGCCTTCGCCATTCCGCTGTCCGTGCTGGTGCTGTCCACCTTCCTCCGGGACGTGCCCAAGGAACTCTTCGACTCGATGCGGGTCGACGGGGCCACCGAGTGGACGACCCTGTGGCGGCTGGCGGCGCCGCTCACCCGGCCGGCCCTCACCACCGTGTCCATCTACAACGCGCTGACCATCTGGAACGGTTTCCTGCTGCCGCTGATCCTCACCCAGAGCCCGTCGAAGCGGACGCTTCCGCTGGCCCTGTGGTCGTTCCAGGGCCAGTACGGGGTGAACGTCCCCGCCGTGCTCGCCGCCGTCGTCCTCACGACGGCGCCCATCCTGGCGCTCTACGTCTTCGGGCGCCGGCAGCTGCTCAGCGGCCTGACGGCCGGATTCGGCCGGTGACCGGCCGCTGGAGACCATGAGGCCGGGCACCGGCCCGCCGGAACCTCGAGGCCCGTGACCCGCCCGCTGGAAGCCCTGACGTCGTCCGTGGAAGGAAAGTGACCGTCAACGTGGCCGTGGAGCCCCTGCCCGCGATACCCCTCTGGAACGACCCCACCGTCCCCGTCAGCGCCAGGGTCGACGCCCTGATCGCCGCGATGACCCTCCAGG
The DNA window shown above is from Streptomyces sp. NBC_00670 and carries:
- the xylB gene encoding xylulokinase — encoded protein: MSAAEGPLVVGVDTSTQSTKALVVDASTGRVVASGQAPHTVSSGAGRESDPRQWWEALGEALRQCGDAAREAAAVSIGGQQHGLVTLDARGEPVRPALLWNDVRSAAQAGRLVEELGGPKAWAERTGSVPGASFTVTKWAWLAEHEPEAAAATAAVRLPHDYLTERLTGEGTTDRGDASGTGWWASATEDYDEEILARVGLDPALLPRVVRPGEVAGTVRDGHDLPFAKGTLVACGTGDNAAAALGLGLRPGTPVLSLGTSGTVYAVSTRRPADPTGTVAGFADARGDWLPLACTLNCTLAVDRIAALLGLDREAVEPGTGVTLLPYLDGERTPALPHASGLLHGLRHDTTPGQLLQAAYDGAVHALLGALDLVLDDDADRDAPLLLIGGGARGTAWQQTVRRLSGRPVQVPEARELVALGAAAQAAGLLTGEDPAAVARRWDTARGPVLKSVERDEATMERITGVLSDAAPLLEKESR
- a CDS encoding ROK family transcriptional regulator; translation: MTAPLHEAHPTSPGRRLPDTQAGMRRRNLARVMHTVSAEGPLSRAAVASRIGLTRAAVSTLVDELIRTGLLEELGPERPGRVGRPGSALAVSGRGPAGIGAEIGVDHLAVCAVDLRGEVRARAIRHGTNRGRPAEPVLGELTALVRQVVAQAETEGLWAAGLAVAVPGLVAPDARTVVRAPNLGWRELDLGPLLPAGLPLTVDNEANFGSLAELWLGEGTPRDFLHVSAEIGIGGAVVVDGRLLRGTRGFAGELGHVPVRPEGPACVCGGRGCLEQYAGEEAVLRAAGLEPREDRVGLLGERAAAGDAAVRRALRGAGTALGIALTGAVNLLDPRTVVLGGALSHLAPWLLPSLERELDRRTAGSACPVAVSRLGPQGPLLGAAHSVARAVLDDPAAVAERG
- a CDS encoding N-acetylmuramoyl-L-alanine amidase, whose translation is MERGLPLVGRRLLLKSAALAAVSCPLLPAPPAGARVRTVDYPDAEWVPASTSNYTASGRPTSYPVDHVVIHVTQETYADTLKIFQNPQKQVSAHYVVRSADGHVAQCVREHDIAWHAGNWDYNTRSIGIEHEGWVDQPAYFTDALYEESARLTAALCDTYGVPRDRSHIIGHYEVPGTDHTDPGPHWDWTRYIRLVNNA
- a CDS encoding GAF domain-containing protein — protein: MTDPWVALEPGADPVERVRALRRAHETFTRAGTVPQPVRSVVADSWRRSARAGVGPDGTADVELSGTDLGAYRAEHPLAVVMPLIRELLGSFAADGEHLLAVCDAQGRLLWVEGHPVTRRRADRMNFVPGARWAESAVGTNAPGTAVAVDRPVQVFAAEHFSRRVQPWTCAAAPVHDPRTGRVLGAVDITGGDGLAHPHSLGFVQAVARAAESQLSLLQPPGPAAGTAELSALGRDEARLRVRGRTLRLSRRHSEIVLLLARHPEGLSGDELLCALYEDESVTPVTLRAELARLRRILGPGLLASRPYRLTAAVESDVTVVERRLETGAVAGAVLAYVGPLLPASQAPAVVRLRRRLADGLRTALLARRDPDLLAGWAHAAWGEDDLEIWRALATLRPTPTVRAHLHQLETELAVPGGWGGVGMG
- the exaC gene encoding acetaldehyde dehydrogenase ExaC, with the protein product MTRYAAPGSEGAVVSYQARYDHFIGGEYVPPARGQYFENPSPVNGQPFTEIARGTAEDVERALDAAHAAAPSWGRTSVAARAEVLLRIADRMEANLERLAVAESWENGKPVRETLAADIPLAIDHFRYFAGALRAQEGSLGEIDDDTVAYHFHEPLGVVAQIIPWNFPILMATWKLAPALAAGNAVVLKPAEQTPASIHYWLSLVSDLLPPGVVNVVNGFGVEAGKPLASSPRVAKVAFTGETTTGRLIMQYASENITPVTLELGGKSPNLFFDDVSSARDDFLDKALEGFTMFALNQGEVCTCPSRALVQRGHYAEFMEAAVARTERIVTGHPLDTDTMIGAQASNDQLEKILSYLDIGRQEGARVLTGGERIEYDGELKGGYYVQPTIFEGDNRMRIFQEEIFGPVVSVTSFDDLDDAIKIANDTLYGLGAGVWTRDMNTAYRAGRAIQAGRVWTNCYHAYPAHAAFGGYKGSGIGRETHKMMLEHYQQTKNLLVSYSPKKLGFF
- a CDS encoding LacI family DNA-binding transcriptional regulator, producing the protein MRPNARRTTLADIAQAAGVSVATVSKVVNGRGDVAPGTRTRVQELLHLHDYLAPVFRHTEAVESPTIEVQFQGGLKAYVAETLEGIVDAAAELGASVVISKATLAPHWARDLVSAGRRALIAVTSVHTAAHLNELARSGLPLVVLDPLHLPDSRVNSVGATNFAGGLAATRHLLSLGHRRIAYLGGPALAVCNQARMHGYRAAMEAEGAPVPDAYVRPGEFTYETGLLGAGALLDLPQPPTAIFAGNDEIAVGAVEAARARGLRVPEDLSVVGFDDTSLAQMASPPLTTVRQPLREMGGAALRTALRLANGEKIESHHVELATALVVRASTGAPRG
- a CDS encoding extracellular solute-binding protein; its protein translation is MANPLSRRTLLGMAAAVPVSAALSACGSSGPGKSDKASYWYLSGQPQEGVRTKALDAFNEAHSDERIKGTTFQNDAYKTKIKTAIGAGEAPTLIWGWGGGTLRSYVKAGQVEDLTSWFGDHPEVKKRLFPTAFGPATIDGRIYAMPCETVQPIVLYYNKKVFEKVGVEPPQSWGDIMDLVPKFNAKNIAPFSLGGQSRWTNMMWLEFLFDRIGGPEVFQAVFDGEKDAWSNPAALDALGKVQELIKADGFVKGFSSITADSNADQALLYSGRAAMMLHGSWSYGIQKADGGRFVADDGLGFMNFPPVDGGKGDPSDTVGNPGQYLYISSKASAEQKKIAKDYFTKGVLQPAEVKNWIGTGAVPLLLGTEKQLAASDDAEFLNFTYDVASKAKTFAQSWDQALSPTAAETLLDNIAKLFQRSISPKTFAANMNAVIGK